The following are encoded together in the Pseudomonas sediminis genome:
- the yrfG gene encoding GMP/IMP nucleotidase, protein MPLLPWQQIDTLLLDMDGTLLDLHFDNHFWLTHLPQRYAEHHGVSLALAKAELLPLFREHAGTLNWYCTDFWSRELRLSIRDLKREVAHLIALRTDAEVFLRALREAGKRVVLITNAHRDSLSLKLERVELAPWFERLISSHDYGFPKEDQQFWFALRQDVDFDPARSLFIDDSLPILRSAGQFGVAHLLAVRQPDSQAGPKDTEEFAAVEDYRELVHGLPATPSR, encoded by the coding sequence ATGCCCCTACTACCCTGGCAGCAGATCGACACCCTCCTGCTGGATATGGACGGCACGTTGCTCGACCTGCACTTCGACAACCACTTCTGGCTCACCCACCTGCCGCAGCGCTACGCCGAGCACCATGGCGTCAGCCTGGCGCTGGCCAAGGCCGAACTGCTGCCGCTGTTTCGCGAGCACGCCGGCACGCTGAACTGGTACTGCACCGATTTCTGGAGCCGCGAGCTGCGCCTGTCAATCCGCGACCTCAAGCGCGAGGTCGCGCACCTGATCGCCCTGCGTACGGATGCCGAAGTGTTTCTGCGCGCCCTGCGCGAAGCTGGCAAACGCGTGGTGCTGATCACCAACGCGCACCGAGATTCGCTGTCGCTGAAACTGGAACGCGTCGAGCTGGCGCCCTGGTTCGAACGCCTGATCAGCTCCCACGACTACGGTTTCCCCAAGGAGGATCAGCAGTTTTGGTTCGCCCTGCGCCAGGACGTCGACTTCGACCCGGCCCGCAGCCTGTTCATCGATGACAGCCTGCCGATCCTGCGCAGCGCCGGGCAGTTCGGTGTTGCCCATCTGCTCGCCGTGCGCCAGCCAGACAGCCAGGCCGGGCCTAAAGATACCGAGGAGTTCGCCGCAGTGGAGGACTACCGGGAGTTGGTGCACGGACTGCCTGCGACGCCCTCGCGGTAG
- the nudE gene encoding ADP compounds hydrolase NudE, whose amino-acid sequence MRQKPTVLAREIVASSRLFRVEEVQLRFSNGTERTYERLVGKGSGYGAVMVVAMLDAEHAVLIEEYCGGTDDYQLSLPKGLIEPGEDVLVAANRELKEEAGFGAHELEYITELSLSPGYMSQKIQVVLARNLYEERLPGDEPEPMRVDRISLRELSSLAQHEQFSEGRALAALYLVRDLLTQRGDYRP is encoded by the coding sequence ATGCGCCAAAAGCCCACGGTTCTCGCTCGCGAAATTGTCGCCAGCAGCCGTCTGTTTCGTGTCGAGGAAGTGCAGTTGCGCTTCTCCAACGGCACGGAGCGCACCTATGAGCGACTGGTCGGCAAGGGCTCGGGCTACGGCGCGGTGATGGTGGTGGCGATGCTCGACGCCGAACACGCGGTGCTGATCGAGGAGTATTGCGGCGGCACCGATGACTACCAGCTGTCGCTGCCCAAAGGCTTGATCGAGCCGGGTGAAGACGTGTTGGTGGCCGCCAACCGCGAGCTCAAGGAGGAGGCTGGTTTCGGCGCGCACGAACTGGAGTACATCACCGAGCTGAGCCTGTCGCCCGGTTACATGAGCCAGAAAATTCAGGTGGTACTGGCGCGCAACCTTTATGAAGAGCGCCTGCCGGGTGACGAGCCCGAGCCGATGCGGGTCGACCGCATCAGCCTGCGCGAGCTGTCCAGCCTGGCTCAGCACGAACAGTTCAGCGAAGGCCGTGCGCTGGCTGCGTTGTACCTGGTGCGCGATCTGCTGACTCAGCGCGGGGATTACCGTCCGTGA